The Etheostoma spectabile isolate EspeVRDwgs_2016 chromosome 24, UIUC_Espe_1.0, whole genome shotgun sequence genome contains a region encoding:
- the LOC116673838 gene encoding retinol dehydrogenase 7 isoform X3 has translation MYLYLLGLVVIYYLYRWVRELPRVPDKGNKYVYITGCDSGFGNLLARHLDKKGFRVIASCFSEKGEEDLRKACSSNLITTHLDVRSKDSVAKVAAMIKDKVGERGLWAVVNNAGVSVPSAPSDWLTIDDYRSMLDVNLNGVIAVTLSVLPLIKKARGRVVNVASVFGRISITGGPYTISKYGVEAFNDSLRLNMAPFGVKVLCIEPGFFKTNVTDATILTNNVNMLWNRLPQETRDDYGTEYLKKSLAVITDKVSKMSDGDLMKVVSCMEHAVSAVRPRTRYSPGWDAKLFWLPLSYMPSCFTDYLISLDAIPIAKKVQ, from the exons ATGTACCTGTATCTGCTAGGGCTGGTGGTGATCTACTACCTGTACCGCTGGGTTAGGGAGCTACCCAGGGTCCCTGACAAGGGCAACAAGTATGTGTACATCACAGGCTGCGACAGTGGCTTTGGCAACCTCCTGGCCCGCCATCTTGACAAGAAGGGATTCAGAGTTATCGCCTCGTGTTTCAGCGAGAAGGGAGAAGAGGATCTGAGGAAGGCCTGCTCCAGCAACCTTATCACAACACACCTAGATGTTAGGTCCAAGGACAGCGTTGCCAAAGTTGCAGCGATGATTAAGGACAAAGTTGGCGAGCGTG GCTTATGGGCTGTGGTGAACAATGCGGGTGTGTCTGTTCCTTCTGCCCCGAGTGATTGGCTGACCATCGATGACTACAGATCCATGCTGGACGTTAACTTGAATGGAGTGATCGCAGTGACCCTGAGCGTCCTGCCGCTAATTAAGAAAGCCAGGGGAAGGGTGGTCAATGTAGCCAGTGTGTTTGGGAGGATCAGTATCACAGGAGGGCCATACACTATCTCTAAGTATGGTGTGGAGGCTTTCAATGACAGCCTCAG GTTAAACATGGCGCCTTTTGGGGTGAAAGTCCTCTGCATTGAGCCTGGCTTCTTCAAAACAAACGTGACTGACGCTACTATCCTAACCAACAATGTGAATATGCTGTGGAATAGACTGCCCCAGGAGACCCGGGATGACTATGGAACTGAATATCTAAAAAAGA GCTTAGCGGTAATAACAGACAAAGTTTCCAAGATGAGTGATGGAGATCTGATGAAGGTGGTCAGCTGTATGGAGCATGCTGTATCCGCCGTGCGGCCCCGCACCCGCTACTCCCCGGGCTGGGACGCCAAGCTTTTCTGGCTGCCGCTGTCGTACATGCCATCCTGTTTCACCGATTATCTGATCAGCCTAGACGCCATTCCTATTGCCAAGAAGGTGCAATAA
- the LOC116673838 gene encoding retinol dehydrogenase 7 isoform X2, producing MILAMYLYLLGLVVIYYLYRWVRELPRVPDKGNKYVYITGCDSGFGNLLARHLDKKGFRVIASCFSEKGEEDLRKACSSNLITTHLDVRSKDSVAKVAAMIKDKVGERGLWAVVNNAGVSVPSAPSDWLTIDDYRSMLDVNLNGVIAVTLSVLPLIKKARGRVVNVASVFGRISITGGPYTISKYGVEAFNDSLRLNMAPFGVKVLCIEPGFFKTNVTDATILTNNVNMLWNRLPQETRDDYGTEYLKKSLAVITDKVSKMSDGDLMKVVSCMEHAVSAVRPRTRYSPGWDAKLFWLPLSYMPSCFTDYLISLDAIPIAKKVQ from the exons ATGATACTGG CCATGTACCTGTATCTGCTAGGGCTGGTGGTGATCTACTACCTGTACCGCTGGGTTAGGGAGCTACCCAGGGTCCCTGACAAGGGCAACAAGTATGTGTACATCACAGGCTGCGACAGTGGCTTTGGCAACCTCCTGGCCCGCCATCTTGACAAGAAGGGATTCAGAGTTATCGCCTCGTGTTTCAGCGAGAAGGGAGAAGAGGATCTGAGGAAGGCCTGCTCCAGCAACCTTATCACAACACACCTAGATGTTAGGTCCAAGGACAGCGTTGCCAAAGTTGCAGCGATGATTAAGGACAAAGTTGGCGAGCGTG GCTTATGGGCTGTGGTGAACAATGCGGGTGTGTCTGTTCCTTCTGCCCCGAGTGATTGGCTGACCATCGATGACTACAGATCCATGCTGGACGTTAACTTGAATGGAGTGATCGCAGTGACCCTGAGCGTCCTGCCGCTAATTAAGAAAGCCAGGGGAAGGGTGGTCAATGTAGCCAGTGTGTTTGGGAGGATCAGTATCACAGGAGGGCCATACACTATCTCTAAGTATGGTGTGGAGGCTTTCAATGACAGCCTCAG GTTAAACATGGCGCCTTTTGGGGTGAAAGTCCTCTGCATTGAGCCTGGCTTCTTCAAAACAAACGTGACTGACGCTACTATCCTAACCAACAATGTGAATATGCTGTGGAATAGACTGCCCCAGGAGACCCGGGATGACTATGGAACTGAATATCTAAAAAAGA GCTTAGCGGTAATAACAGACAAAGTTTCCAAGATGAGTGATGGAGATCTGATGAAGGTGGTCAGCTGTATGGAGCATGCTGTATCCGCCGTGCGGCCCCGCACCCGCTACTCCCCGGGCTGGGACGCCAAGCTTTTCTGGCTGCCGCTGTCGTACATGCCATCCTGTTTCACCGATTATCTGATCAGCCTAGACGCCATTCCTATTGCCAAGAAGGTGCAATAA
- the LOC116673838 gene encoding retinol dehydrogenase 7 isoform X1, translating to MSSLLVLPAMYLYLLGLVVIYYLYRWVRELPRVPDKGNKYVYITGCDSGFGNLLARHLDKKGFRVIASCFSEKGEEDLRKACSSNLITTHLDVRSKDSVAKVAAMIKDKVGERGLWAVVNNAGVSVPSAPSDWLTIDDYRSMLDVNLNGVIAVTLSVLPLIKKARGRVVNVASVFGRISITGGPYTISKYGVEAFNDSLRLNMAPFGVKVLCIEPGFFKTNVTDATILTNNVNMLWNRLPQETRDDYGTEYLKKSLAVITDKVSKMSDGDLMKVVSCMEHAVSAVRPRTRYSPGWDAKLFWLPLSYMPSCFTDYLISLDAIPIAKKVQ from the exons ATGTCTTCCCTCTTGGTTCTTCCAGCCATGTACCTGTATCTGCTAGGGCTGGTGGTGATCTACTACCTGTACCGCTGGGTTAGGGAGCTACCCAGGGTCCCTGACAAGGGCAACAAGTATGTGTACATCACAGGCTGCGACAGTGGCTTTGGCAACCTCCTGGCCCGCCATCTTGACAAGAAGGGATTCAGAGTTATCGCCTCGTGTTTCAGCGAGAAGGGAGAAGAGGATCTGAGGAAGGCCTGCTCCAGCAACCTTATCACAACACACCTAGATGTTAGGTCCAAGGACAGCGTTGCCAAAGTTGCAGCGATGATTAAGGACAAAGTTGGCGAGCGTG GCTTATGGGCTGTGGTGAACAATGCGGGTGTGTCTGTTCCTTCTGCCCCGAGTGATTGGCTGACCATCGATGACTACAGATCCATGCTGGACGTTAACTTGAATGGAGTGATCGCAGTGACCCTGAGCGTCCTGCCGCTAATTAAGAAAGCCAGGGGAAGGGTGGTCAATGTAGCCAGTGTGTTTGGGAGGATCAGTATCACAGGAGGGCCATACACTATCTCTAAGTATGGTGTGGAGGCTTTCAATGACAGCCTCAG GTTAAACATGGCGCCTTTTGGGGTGAAAGTCCTCTGCATTGAGCCTGGCTTCTTCAAAACAAACGTGACTGACGCTACTATCCTAACCAACAATGTGAATATGCTGTGGAATAGACTGCCCCAGGAGACCCGGGATGACTATGGAACTGAATATCTAAAAAAGA GCTTAGCGGTAATAACAGACAAAGTTTCCAAGATGAGTGATGGAGATCTGATGAAGGTGGTCAGCTGTATGGAGCATGCTGTATCCGCCGTGCGGCCCCGCACCCGCTACTCCCCGGGCTGGGACGCCAAGCTTTTCTGGCTGCCGCTGTCGTACATGCCATCCTGTTTCACCGATTATCTGATCAGCCTAGACGCCATTCCTATTGCCAAGAAGGTGCAATAA
- the atp5f1b gene encoding ATP synthase F(1) complex subunit beta, mitochondrial — MLGAVGRCCTGALQALKPGVQPLKALVGSPAVLSRRDYVAPAAAAAAASGRIVAVIGAVVDVQFDEDLPPILNALEVAGRDSRLVLEVAQHLGENTVRTIAMDGTEGLVRGQKVLDTGAPIRIPVGPETLGRIMNVIGEPIDERGPISTKQTAPIHAEAPEFTDMSVEQEILVTGIKVVDLLAPYAKGGKIGLFGGAGVGKTVLIMELINNVAKAHGGYSVFAGVGERTREGNDLYHEMIESGVINLKDTTSKVALVYGQMNEPPGARARVALTGLTVAEYFRDQEGQDVLLFIDNIFRFTQAGSEVSALLGRIPSAVGYQPTLATDMGTMQERITTTKKGSITSVQAIYVPADDLTDPAPATTFAHLDATTVLSRAIAELGIYPAVDPLDSTSRIMDPNIVGTEHYEIARGVQKILQDYKSLQDIIAILGMDELSEEDKLTVARARKIQRFLSQPFQVAEVFTGHMGKLVPLKETIKGFQSILAGEYDSLPEQAFYMVGPIEEVVLKAEKLAEEHS, encoded by the exons ATGTTGGGAGCTGTGGGACGCTGCTGCACCGGGGCACTACAGGCTCTTAAGCCTGGGGTTCAGCCCCTTAAGGCTCTCGTTGGATCCCCAGCCGTCCTTTCAC GCAGAGACTATGTCGCACCTGCCGCCGCTGCAGCTGCCGCCTCCGGGCGCATTGTGGCTGTCATCGGTGCCGTTGTCGACGTTCAGTTCGATGAGGACCTTCCTCCCATTCTTAACGCCCTGGAGGTCGCTGGCCGTGATTCCAGGCTAGTCCTGGAGGTGGCACAGCATCTTG ggGAGAACACAGTGCGTACCATTGCTATGGATGGTACTGAGGGTCTGGTTCGTGGACAGAAAGTTCTGGACACTGGTGCCCCCATCAGAATCCCAGTGGGTCCCGAGACTCTGGGCAGGATTATGAATGTCATTGGTGAGCCCATTGACGAAAGGGGTCCCATCTCCACCAAGCA GACTGCACCTATCCATGCTGAGGCCCCTGAATTCACTGACATGAGTGTGGAGCAGGAGATTCTGGTGACTGGCATCAAGGTGGTGGACCTCTTGGCCCCCTATGCCAAGGGAGGAAAGATCG GTCTGTTCGGTGGTGCTGGTGTGGGCAAGACTGTATTGATCATGGAGCTGATCAACAATGTGGCCAAGGCCCATGGTGGTTACTCTGTGTTTGCCGGTGTGGGAGAGCGTACCCGTGAGGGAAACGACTTGTACCATGAGATGATTGAGTCCGGTGTCATCAACCTGAAGGACACAACCTCCAAG GTGGCGCTGGTATACGGACAGATGAATGAGCCCCCTGGTGCCCGTGCCAGAGTGGCTCTGACTGGACTGACCGTAGCAGAGTACTTCCGTGACCAGGAGGGTCAGGATGTGCTTCTCTTCATCGACAACATCTTCCGCTTCACACAGGCTGGCTCTGAG GTATCTGCCCTGCTGGGTCGTATCCCCTCTGCTGTGGGTTACCAACCCACTCTGGCCACTGACATGGGTACCATGCAGGAGAGAATCACAACCACCAAGAAGGGATCAATCACATCTGTGCAG GCCATCTATGTGCCCGCTGATGATTTGACTGACCCTGCCCCTGCCACCACCTTCGCTCACTTGGATGCCACCACTGTACTGTCCCGTGCTATTGCTGAGCTGGGTATCTACCCCGCTGTCGATCCCCTGGACTCAACCTCCCGTATCATGGACCCCAACATTGTTGGCACAGAGCACTACGAAATTGCCCGTGGTGTGCAGAAAATCCTTCAG GACTACAAATCCCTGCAGGATATCATTGCCATTCTGGGTATGGATGAGTTGTCTGAGGAGGACAAACTGACCGTGGCCCGCGCCCGCAAGATCCAACGTTTCCTGTCCCAGCCCTTCCAGGTGGCTGAGGTCTTCACTGGCCATATGGGAAAGCTGGTGCCCCTCAAGGAAACAATCAAGGGCTTCCAGTCTATCCTTGCCG GCGAGTACGATAGTCTGCCCGAGCAGGCCTTCTACATGGTCGGTCCCATCGAGGAAGTCGTTCTGAAGGCAGAGAAGCTGGCTGAGGAGCACTCATAA